Proteins encoded together in one Chelonoidis abingdonii isolate Lonesome George chromosome 1, CheloAbing_2.0, whole genome shotgun sequence window:
- the LOC116838994 gene encoding olfactory receptor 5G9-like isoform X2, translating into MALGNYTIVTGFILQGITENPKLQIILFMAFSIIYFCTLVGNLGMIVLIRVDPRLHTSMYFFLSSLSFLDIGYSSVIAPKTLVIFSAETKDISYAGCVVQFFFLSLCANTELCLLAVMAYDRFVAICNPLLYHVVMSRRVCIQLVLGSYLCAFASAIAHTSSLFCLSFCHSHVLDHFFCDIPPLQKISCSNTRVDELVHFTFAAIATIVTIVIILVSYTHIIFAILRIRSAEGRHKAFNTCASHLTVVAMLYGTLFFMYLRPISSDSADQDKVVAVFYTLVIPMLNPLIYSLRNKEVKDALRRTMYQKIIPHYM; encoded by the coding sequence ATGGCACTGGGAAATTATACCATAGTGACTGGCTTCATCCTCCAGGGAATAACAGAAAATCCAAAACTGCAAATCATCCTCTTCATGGCATTCTCCATCATCTATTTCTGCACCCTGGTGGGGAATCTAGGGATGATCGTGTTAATCCGTGTTGATCCCCGACTCCACACCTCCATGTATTTTTTCCTCAGCAGCTTGTCTTTCTTAGATATTGGCTACTCCTCTGTGATTGCCCCAAAGACGCTGGTAATCTTTTCTGCAGAGACTAAAGACATTTCTTATGCAGGGTGTGTAGTTcagtttttcttcctctctctctgtgccaaCACCGAGCTTTGCCTCCTGGCTGTGATGGCCTACGATCGCTTTGTAGCCATCTGCAACCCATTGCTTTATCATGTTGTTATGTCCAGGAGAGTCTGCATCCAGTTGGTGCTGGGCTCTTATCTCTGTGCCTTTGCCAGTGCAATCGCCCACACTagttctttgttttgtctgtccTTCTGCCACTCTCATGTCCTCgatcatttcttctgtgacatcccCCCTCTCCAAAAGATCTCATGCTCCAACACTCGCGTCGATGAGCTGGTGCATTTCACCTTTGCAGCTATAGCAACCATTgtcaccattgtgatcatccttGTCTCCTACACTCATATCATCTTTGCCATCCTGAGGATCCGCTCTGCTGAGGGCAGGCACAAAGCCTTCAACACCTGCGCTTCCCACCTGACAGTCGTTGCTATGCTGTATGGGACTCTCTTCTTTATGTATCTGCGCCCCATCTCCAGCGACTCAGCAGATCAGGATAAAGTGGTGGCTGTGTTCTATACCCTGGTGATCCCCATGCTGAACCCcctgatctacagcctgaggaacaaggaggtgaaggATGCCTTGAGGAGAACAATGTATCAGAAAATTATTCCTCACTATATGTAA
- the LOC116838994 gene encoding olfactory receptor 5G9-like isoform X1 gives MALGNYTIVTGFILQGITENPKLQIILFMAFSIIYFCTLVGNLGMIVLIRVDPRLHTSMYFFLSSLSFLDIGYSSVIAPKTLVIFSAETKDISYAGCVVQFFFLSLCANTELCLLAVMAYDRFVAICNPLLYHVVMSRRVCIQLVLGSYLCAFASAIAHTSSLFCLSFCHSHVLDHFFCDIPPLQKISCSNTRVDELVHFTFAAIATIVTIVIILVSYTHIIFAILRIRSAEGRHKAFNTCASHLTVVAMLYGTLFFMYLRPISSDSADQDKVVAVFYTLVIPMLNPLIYSLRNKEVRNGYKKNKDKMLHKHN, from the coding sequence ATGGCACTGGGAAATTATACCATAGTGACTGGCTTCATCCTCCAGGGAATAACAGAAAATCCAAAACTGCAAATCATCCTCTTCATGGCATTCTCCATCATCTATTTCTGCACCCTGGTGGGGAATCTAGGGATGATCGTGTTAATCCGTGTTGATCCCCGACTCCACACCTCCATGTATTTTTTCCTCAGCAGCTTGTCTTTCTTAGATATTGGCTACTCCTCTGTGATTGCCCCAAAGACGCTGGTAATCTTTTCTGCAGAGACTAAAGACATTTCTTATGCAGGGTGTGTAGTTcagtttttcttcctctctctctgtgccaaCACCGAGCTTTGCCTCCTGGCTGTGATGGCCTACGATCGCTTTGTAGCCATCTGCAACCCATTGCTTTATCATGTTGTTATGTCCAGGAGAGTCTGCATCCAGTTGGTGCTGGGCTCTTATCTCTGTGCCTTTGCCAGTGCAATCGCCCACACTagttctttgttttgtctgtccTTCTGCCACTCTCATGTCCTCgatcatttcttctgtgacatcccCCCTCTCCAAAAGATCTCATGCTCCAACACTCGCGTCGATGAGCTGGTGCATTTCACCTTTGCAGCTATAGCAACCATTgtcaccattgtgatcatccttGTCTCCTACACTCATATCATCTTTGCCATCCTGAGGATCCGCTCTGCTGAGGGCAGGCACAAAGCCTTCAACACCTGCGCTTCCCACCTGACAGTCGTTGCTATGCTGTATGGGACTCTCTTCTTTATGTATCTGCGCCCCATCTCCAGCGACTCAGCAGATCAGGATAAAGTGGTGGCTGTGTTCTATACCCTGGTGATCCCCATGCTGAACCCcctgatctacagcctgaggaacaaggag